Below is a window of Halorhodospira halophila DNA.
GCGAGGACCTCCTTCTGTGCGGCCTCGACGTCGGACAGACGCGCCGGCCCCATGGCCTCCAGGTCCTCCTGGAGCATCTCGCCGGCACGGCGCGAGAGGTTGTTCATGAACTTGGCCTGCAGGTCCTCGCTGGCGCCCTTCAGGGCCAGGGTCAGCGAGCCGGTGTCGATCTCGCGCAGGACCTGTTGCATGGAGCGGTCGTCCATCTGCTTGAGGTCCTCGAAGACGAACATCAGCTCCTGGATGCGGTCGGCGAGCTCCTCGTCGAGCTCCTTGACGTTGTCCAGAATGGCGGTCTCGGTCTGCCCGTCCATGTTGTTGAGGATGTTCGCCGCCGACTGCAGGCCGCCGATGGTCGAGGACTTCAGGCGCTGCTGACCGGAGAACTGCTTCTCCATGATCTCGTCGAGCTCCTGCAGTGCGCGGGGCTGGATGCCCTCAAGGGTGGCCACGCGCATGACGATGTCGTGGCGAACGCGCTCGGGCATCTCGGCGAGCACCAACCCCGCCTGATCCGCCTCCAGGTAGGAGAGCACGATGGCGATGATCTGCGGGTGCTCGAGGCGGATCATCTCGGCGATGGTCCGCGGATCCAGCCACTTGAGCTGATCCAGCCCGCGGGTGGTGCCGCCCATGACGATGCGGTCGATGATCGAGCCGGCCTTCTCCTCGCCCAGGGCCTTGACCAGGGTGCTGCGGATGAAGTCCGTGGAGCCGATCCCCAGCGAGGTCTGCTCGGCGGCGGTCTGGATGAACTCGTCGAGGACCTCGTCGACCTGCTCGCGGCTGACGTTGCCGATCTGCGTCATGCCCAGGCCGAGCTTCTGTACCTCGCGCGGGCCGAGGTAGCGCATGATCTCGGCGGCAGCGTCCTCGCCGAGGGTGAGCATGAGGACCGCGGCGCGGTCGGTACCCTTCATCATCGCCATCAGCCCTTGCGCTTGTCGTCTTCATCGAGCCAGGCCTTGACGGCGTTGGCCGCCAGCTCCGGTTCGTTCTCGACGAGCTCGAGCACGGCCTGGAGCTTGGCCTCGTAGGGGCGCTCGCGCATGTCGCTGAGCTGCTCGCCGCTGATCCCCGCCAGGCGCATGGCGGCTTCGCTCTCCTGCCCACCGCCGGGACTCTCCAGGCTCTCGCCGGCCGGGCGCTCCAGCCCCTCGGTCTCGGCCCCGCCGCGCTCCTCGTCCATTTCGTCCTCGCCCCCGAGCATACGGTTGACGATCGGGCGGATGGCGACGATGTAGATCAACAATCCGATGGCAGCAAAGACCGCCAGCCGGATCAAGTCGCGCACCCACTCCTGCTCCCAGACCTCCTCGGGCGGATCCGGCGGCTCAACGATCTCGGCGAAGGGCACGGTGGCCACGCTCACGGCATCGCCGCGATCGGCGTCGAAGCCCACCGCGTCCTGGACGAGATTCTCCAGGGTCTGGATCTCGTCGTCGGAGAGGGCCTCGCGGACCACCTCGCCGTCCTCGTTCTCGACGTAGCGGTGATCGACCAGAACCCCGACGGTCAGCCGATCGATCACGCCAATGGCCGGCTGCACCTCGCTCAGCGTCCGGCCTACCTCCCAGTTGCGGGTCTCGTCGGAGCTGAACGGCGTGCCGCCCCCGCCCTCGGGCTCCTCCCCGTCGAGGGTCCCCGGGCCGGGCGGCTGATTGGTCAGCGCACCGGGGATGCCGATGGGCCACTGCCCGCCCCCGCCGCTGCGCTCACTCATCTGCTCGCTGCGGATGGCGCTGCGCTCCGGGTCGAAGAGCTCTTCGATCTGGCGGCGCTCGTCGAAGTTGAGCCGGGCGCTGACCTGGGCGCGGACGCGGTCCGGGCCGATGATTGGCTCGACCATGTCCTCGACGCGGCGCTGGATGCGTTCCTCGAGCCGGCGGGTGAGCTCGAACTGCTGCGCCGAACGGGTCGCCTCGGTGGGCTCATCCTCGGCGGTGAGCAGACGGCCGCGGTGGTCGACCACGCTGACATTGCCGTGCTCGAGATCGGAGACGGCGCTGGCCACCAGGTGGATGATCCCCTCCACCTGACGGTCGGGCAGCTGCCGGTCTTGGTCCAGCTCGAGGACCACCGACGCCTTGGCATCGCGGCGGTCGCGGACGAAGACCGACTCCTCGGGGTCGTCCAGGTGGACGCGGGCGCTGACCACGCCGCGCAGGGTCTCGATGGAGCGCGCCAGCTCCGTCTCCAGCGCGCGGTCGAAGCGGGCGTGCTCCATGAACTCGCTGACGCCGAACCCGGGGTCTTCCTCGAGCATCTCGTAGCCGAACCCGGTCCCGCGCGGCAGCCCCTCGGAGGCGAGGAAAATGCGCGCCCGGTGGACGGCGCCTTCCGCAACCTTGATATCCCCGGTGCGCTCGTCGAACTCGACGCGCACGCCCTGCTCCTCGAGGGCGTTGATGACCTCGGCGGCGTCGTCCGAGGAGAGATCGGCGTAGAGCGTACGCAGCTCGGCGGGCTCCTGCGCCCAGAAGAAGATCGCCACGCCCAGCCCGGCCACCGCCAGCAGCCCGGCGCCGAGACCGAGCTTGCGCAGCGGGTTGTCGCCGAGGACACGGGTCAGCTGCTCACGCCAGTCCTCAGGCACGAACCGGCCCACGCCGGCAAAGCCACCCGCCTCGGCTCCGGCACCGCCCTGGCCGCCGCTGTCCAGCGGCGACGGCGGCGAGGAGCCGCTCGATTCGGTCATGGCCTGGCTATCCGCCATGGCGACCCCTCACGCGTTACACCTGCATGTTGGCGATTTCCTGGTAGGCCTCCAGGAGCTGGTTGCGGACCTCCTTCATGGCCTCGAAGGAGACATCGGCCTTCTGGGCGGCCATCATGACGTCGGTGAGCTGAACGTCCTCACCGCGGAGGAACTGATCCTTGAGCTCACTCGACTGGACCTGACGCTCATTGACCTGCTCGACGGCATCCCGCAGGAGATCCGAGAACTCCTCCACCGGCGGCGCGTCCTGCTCCGGCTGCTGCACCGGCTGCCCGCCGATGGCGCGCATCTCCGCGAGGGCCTGCTCGATACGAAAATCCGACATGGCGCGACCTCAGTTGCCGTAGGCGTAGAGCATCCCGGAGCGCTCGGGAATCTCGACGCCCTCCTGACGCATGCGCGCCAGCTTGTACCGCAGGGTGCGGCTGCTGATCCCCAGCCGCGCCGCGGCCTCCTTGCGGTTGCCACCGACCCGATCGAGCGTCTCGAGGATACGGCGGTACTCGCGGCTCTTGAGATCCTCCTCGAGGGTCGCTGCGGCGTCCTGGCCGGCAGCGGCCTCCGGCCGCACCGCCGGACCGGGGGTGCCCTCCGCCGCGGCGACCCCGGCGACCGGAGCGCTCGCGCCCGCCGACTCCCCGGTGCTCGGAGCGTCGGCGCCAGCGCTGACGGTGACGGGCTCGAAACGGATCGCCTCGGCATCGATGGCGCTGCCCTCGGCGAGGATCAGCGCGCGCTGGACGACGTTCTCGAGCTCGCGGACATTGCCCGGCCACGGGTGCTGGATGAGCAGCCGTTCCGCCTCGGGGGTAAAGTCTGCGCCGCAGCCGCCGCCAAGCTGGGCGTACTTCTGGGCGAAGGAGCGAGCGAGCGGGATGATGTCCGCGGCGCGCTCGCGCAGGGGCGGCAGATGGATCGGGAAGACGTGCAGACGATAGAAGAGGTCCTCGCGGAAGCGCCCGTTGCGCACCGCCTCGCGCAGATCGCGGTTGCTGCTGGCGAGCACGCGGACGTCGAGCGGGATCGGCGTCTGCCCGCAGAGGCGCTCGATCTCCTTCTCCTGCAGGGCCCGGAGCAGCTTGGCCTGGAGCCCCGGCTCGATCTCCGAGACCTCGTCGAGCAGCAGCGTGCCGCCCTGCGCCTGCTCGAACTTGCCGGCGTGGGCCCGGTTGGCCCCGGTGAAAGCGCCCTTCTCGAAGCCGAAGAGCAGGGCCTCGAGCATGTTCTCGGGGATCGCCGCGCAGTTGACGGCGATGAAGGGGCCATCGGCACGGGGCGAGCGCTCGTGGATGTAGCGGGCGAAGATCTCCTTGCCGGTCCCGGACTCACCGGTCAACAGGACGGTGACGTCCTTGCCGGCGACCCGCTGGGCAAGCGCCATCAGCTGACGGCTGCTGCGATCCTCGGCCACCAGCTCGGGACCGGCGTCGGTGACCCGGGCCACGGCGGCAGCCAGCTCGCCGGCCGGGGCCTCCTCGGCGACGTAGTCCGCCGCCCCGTCGCGCATGGCGGCGACGGCGCCGCTGACCTCGGCGCGGGCGGAGATGACGATCACCGGCGGAGCCATGGGGTGCCGGGTAAGCACCCGCCAGTTGTCCCCGTCACCGGCGTCCTCGAAGCAGACGACGGCAGCGATCCCGCCCTGCTCCAGGAGTTCGTGGGCGGAGCCGGTGTCTTCCGCCTCGGCGGTCACGAACCCGGCGTCGTCCAGGCGGCGCCGCTGCTCGCTGCGGCGGCCCGGCTCGCGGGCCACCACGAGCACGCGTTGCTGACCCATATGGATTGTCCCCCTCAGCGCAAATCCGCGCCGCGGTGGTACCCCGCGGCGGCCCCTTCTGAAGCAAGGGGCGTGCCAGGGGTGGGGTGGTGCGCTAAACGCCGGATTCCACGCGGCCGGCGAGGCGCTGCCGCCGCCGCGGGCGGAACCGGCAGTCAAAGTTATGTCGACCGGCAAGACCGGCAACCGCTTGCCGCTTGACGGTCGGTGCTTGCCGACCGGCGGCCCGAGCGTGCCGGCTCAGGCGGGGCGCTCGACGTCGAGCCGGCGCAGCTTCTCGACCAGCGTGGTACGGCGCAACCCGAGCAGCCGGGCAGCCCGACCGACGACCCCATTCGTGGCCTCCAGGGCCTGGCGGATCAGCTCCTGCTCCACCTCGGTCAGGTGGCCCTTGAGATCGATGCCCTCGGACCAGTCCACCGCCGGCAGCGGCACCCCGGCCTGTCCGTTGACGGGCTCCGGGGCGCCCGCAGGTGCGCCGCCATCCTCCAGCTCCTCGCGGGCCGCCTCCCGGATCTTCCGGGGCAGGTCTTCGACCCCCACCTCGCCGTAGGGGCAAAGGATGGCCAGACGCTCGACCACGTTGGCCAGCTCACGCACGTTGCCCGGCCAGTGGTAGGCCGACAGGCAGGACATGGCTGCCGGGCTGACCCGCACCGAACCCCGCCCCTCGTCCTCGATGCGCCGGATGATCTCCTCGACGAGCACCGGGATATCCCCGGGGCGCTCGCGCAGGGCCGGGATCTCGATGGGGAAGACGTTGAGCCGGTAGAACAGATCCTCGCGGAAGCTGCCGTCCCGGATCCCCGTGTCGAGGTTGCGGTGGGTGGCGGCGATGACCCGAACGTCGGCGTGGATGGGCTTGTTGGAGCCGACCCGCTCGAACGTCCGCTCCTGGAGCACGCGCAGCAGCTTGACCTGCATGTGCATGCTCATGTCCCCGATCTCGTCGAGGAAGACCGTGCCGCCCTGGGCCATCTCGAAACGGCCCTGCCGGGCGCTGATGGCGCCGGTAAACGCGCCCTTCTCGTGCCCGAAGAGTTCGCTCTCGAGCAGGTCGGCGGGGATGGCCCCGCAGTTGATCGGCACAAAGGGTCTCGCCCGACGGGAGGAGCGCGCGTGGATGTTGCGCGCCACCACCTCCTTGCCGGTGCCCGACTCACCGAGGATCAGCACGCTGGCGTCGGTGTCGGCCACCTGCTCGATG
It encodes the following:
- the fliG gene encoding flagellar motor switch protein FliG translates to MMKGTDRAAVLMLTLGEDAAAEIMRYLGPREVQKLGLGMTQIGNVSREQVDEVLDEFIQTAAEQTSLGIGSTDFIRSTLVKALGEEKAGSIIDRIVMGGTTRGLDQLKWLDPRTIAEMIRLEHPQIIAIVLSYLEADQAGLVLAEMPERVRHDIVMRVATLEGIQPRALQELDEIMEKQFSGQQRLKSSTIGGLQSAANILNNMDGQTETAILDNVKELDEELADRIQELMFVFEDLKQMDDRSMQQVLREIDTGSLTLALKGASEDLQAKFMNNLSRRAGEMLQEDLEAMGPARLSDVEAAQKEVLAVAKRMADEGTINLVSSSDQYV
- the fliF gene encoding flagellar basal-body MS-ring/collar protein FliF, giving the protein MADSQAMTESSGSSPPSPLDSGGQGGAGAEAGGFAGVGRFVPEDWREQLTRVLGDNPLRKLGLGAGLLAVAGLGVAIFFWAQEPAELRTLYADLSSDDAAEVINALEEQGVRVEFDERTGDIKVAEGAVHRARIFLASEGLPRGTGFGYEMLEEDPGFGVSEFMEHARFDRALETELARSIETLRGVVSARVHLDDPEESVFVRDRRDAKASVVLELDQDRQLPDRQVEGIIHLVASAVSDLEHGNVSVVDHRGRLLTAEDEPTEATRSAQQFELTRRLEERIQRRVEDMVEPIIGPDRVRAQVSARLNFDERRQIEELFDPERSAIRSEQMSERSGGGGQWPIGIPGALTNQPPGPGTLDGEEPEGGGGTPFSSDETRNWEVGRTLSEVQPAIGVIDRLTVGVLVDHRYVENEDGEVVREALSDDEIQTLENLVQDAVGFDADRGDAVSVATVPFAEIVEPPDPPEEVWEQEWVRDLIRLAVFAAIGLLIYIVAIRPIVNRMLGGEDEMDEERGGAETEGLERPAGESLESPGGGQESEAAMRLAGISGEQLSDMRERPYEAKLQAVLELVENEPELAANAVKAWLDEDDKRKG
- the fliE gene encoding flagellar hook-basal body complex protein FliE, with the translated sequence MSDFRIEQALAEMRAIGGQPVQQPEQDAPPVEEFSDLLRDAVEQVNERQVQSSELKDQFLRGEDVQLTDVMMAAQKADVSFEAMKEVRNQLLEAYQEIANMQV
- a CDS encoding sigma-54 dependent transcriptional regulator, producing MGQQRVLVVAREPGRRSEQRRRLDDAGFVTAEAEDTGSAHELLEQGGIAAVVCFEDAGDGDNWRVLTRHPMAPPVIVISARAEVSGAVAAMRDGAADYVAEEAPAGELAAAVARVTDAGPELVAEDRSSRQLMALAQRVAGKDVTVLLTGESGTGKEIFARYIHERSPRADGPFIAVNCAAIPENMLEALLFGFEKGAFTGANRAHAGKFEQAQGGTLLLDEVSEIEPGLQAKLLRALQEKEIERLCGQTPIPLDVRVLASSNRDLREAVRNGRFREDLFYRLHVFPIHLPPLRERAADIIPLARSFAQKYAQLGGGCGADFTPEAERLLIQHPWPGNVRELENVVQRALILAEGSAIDAEAIRFEPVTVSAGADAPSTGESAGASAPVAGVAAAEGTPGPAVRPEAAAGQDAAATLEEDLKSREYRRILETLDRVGGNRKEAAARLGISSRTLRYKLARMRQEGVEIPERSGMLYAYGN
- a CDS encoding sigma-54 dependent transcriptional regulator, producing the protein MVQVLVVDSDAERRSGVETVLQFLEHEPIPAEAGDAGGAATRHPGLAAALVGIDGQERACLQRVVDSRPELPVFLIAPDADARRRGGDPQHGVLGVLDLPLRQGQLTAALRQALSHNVRHREHGAAGRAPRLAGESRGVQRVTSLIEQVADTDASVLILGESGTGKEVVARNIHARSSRRARPFVPINCGAIPADLLESELFGHEKGAFTGAISARQGRFEMAQGGTVFLDEIGDMSMHMQVKLLRVLQERTFERVGSNKPIHADVRVIAATHRNLDTGIRDGSFREDLFYRLNVFPIEIPALRERPGDIPVLVEEIIRRIEDEGRGSVRVSPAAMSCLSAYHWPGNVRELANVVERLAILCPYGEVGVEDLPRKIREAAREELEDGGAPAGAPEPVNGQAGVPLPAVDWSEGIDLKGHLTEVEQELIRQALEATNGVVGRAARLLGLRRTTLVEKLRRLDVERPA